The following proteins are co-located in the Abditibacteriaceae bacterium genome:
- a CDS encoding Gfo/Idh/MocA family oxidoreductase has translation MQLNWGILGTGSIARKFAEGVLGSRTGKLVAVGSRSQESADTFADKFSISTRHATYEALLADPNVQAIYIATPHPMHMEWAIRIADAGKHVLCEKPITLNASDTAKVVDAAQRNNVVLMEAFMYRCHPQTAKLVELLRQNVIGQVRMISATFAFSAGFNAESRLFKRELGGGGILDVGCYATSMARLIAGVAQGGEFAEPTEVVAVGHLNEAGTDSWTAAVLKFPGDIVAQVATGVQWNGSNNVVIHGEKGSIEIPSPWFCDAGEGNANIKVFGENAQEIEARDERGLYAIEADTFAEAVETGKVPHPAMSPQDSLGNMQTLDKWRAAIGLRYPQES, from the coding sequence ATGCAATTAAATTGGGGCATTTTAGGAACAGGCTCAATCGCGCGGAAGTTCGCCGAGGGTGTACTCGGCAGCCGGACGGGGAAACTGGTTGCCGTCGGCAGCCGCTCGCAGGAAAGCGCCGACACCTTCGCCGATAAATTCAGTATTTCCACGCGTCACGCCACCTACGAAGCGCTCTTGGCTGACCCGAATGTACAGGCGATCTATATCGCCACGCCGCATCCGATGCATATGGAATGGGCGATCCGCATTGCCGACGCGGGAAAGCACGTTTTGTGCGAAAAGCCGATTACGCTCAACGCATCCGACACTGCAAAAGTTGTTGATGCGGCGCAGCGCAACAACGTGGTTTTGATGGAAGCTTTTATGTATCGCTGCCATCCGCAAACCGCCAAATTGGTGGAATTGCTGCGCCAGAACGTCATCGGGCAAGTGCGCATGATTTCGGCAACCTTCGCTTTCAGCGCCGGATTCAACGCGGAAAGCCGCTTGTTCAAACGCGAACTCGGCGGCGGCGGCATTCTCGATGTCGGCTGCTACGCGACTTCGATGGCACGTTTAATTGCGGGCGTCGCGCAGGGCGGCGAATTCGCGGAACCGACGGAAGTTGTCGCGGTCGGTCACCTCAACGAAGCCGGAACCGATAGCTGGACGGCGGCGGTGCTCAAGTTTCCCGGCGATATCGTCGCGCAGGTTGCAACCGGTGTGCAGTGGAATGGCAGCAACAATGTCGTCATTCACGGCGAAAAAGGCAGCATCGAAATTCCGTCGCCGTGGTTCTGCGATGCCGGCGAAGGCAACGCGAACATCAAAGTGTTCGGCGAAAACGCGCAGGAAATCGAAGCGCGCGACGAGCGCGGGCTGTACGCCATCGAAGCCGATACTTTTGCTGAAGCAGTCGAAACCGGAAAGGTTCCGCATCCGGCGATGTCGCCTCAAGATTCGCTCGGCAATATGCAAACGCTCGATAAATGGCGCGCCGCGATTGGCCTGCGTTATCCGCAAGAAAGCTAA